In Bacteroidota bacterium, one genomic interval encodes:
- a CDS encoding mechanosensitive ion channel, which yields MHLETFIQNLSQTFGNILPGVLGAILILILGVIFAKILKKFLAKLLSKTGMDKLIKDGSFVPSKFLSKLVYFFVIILVFILTLEHLGISQVLAPLREMLNEFFGVIPNLIAVGIIVYVGYILAKIVSELVELSGNTIRSYIPKLNIPDGIDLVVVLKKIVFIFIFIPILIIAFEKLNITAISDPATDMLGKFIGAIPKIILATLILIVTVIGGKLLVSLLQSLLESLNLNEIAAKMNLDSVLGKSNLVKVISNIAYAFIIIMGLMTAVEQLEFTRLSKTINIVLNYAGNIIFGLTILAIGSWIANIAYNNYTKKDTDKFVGTIIRVAIMSVFLAIGLNAMGIAEDIINLAFGISLGTVALTIVLSFGLGGREAGGKFMDRILDKFK from the coding sequence ATGCATTTAGAAACTTTCATTCAAAACTTGTCACAAACTTTTGGCAATATCTTACCCGGTGTTTTGGGAGCGATACTAATACTGATTTTAGGAGTTATTTTTGCCAAAATACTAAAAAAGTTTTTAGCTAAATTACTAAGTAAAACCGGAATGGATAAGCTCATAAAGGACGGCTCCTTCGTACCTTCAAAATTCCTCTCCAAATTAGTTTACTTTTTTGTTATTATCCTTGTATTTATTCTGACTCTTGAGCATCTTGGCATCAGTCAGGTATTAGCTCCGTTGAGAGAAATGCTTAATGAATTCTTCGGTGTAATACCTAATTTAATTGCTGTAGGTATTATTGTTTACGTGGGTTATATATTAGCTAAAATAGTTTCGGAACTGGTAGAGTTAAGCGGAAATACTATCAGATCTTATATTCCTAAGCTAAATATACCTGATGGTATTGACTTAGTAGTTGTTTTAAAGAAAATAGTATTCATATTTATTTTCATACCTATACTTATTATTGCATTCGAAAAATTAAATATTACGGCTATATCTGATCCTGCCACTGATATGCTTGGTAAATTTATCGGCGCAATACCAAAAATAATTTTAGCAACACTTATACTTATAGTAACAGTTATAGGAGGAAAGCTACTAGTGTCGCTACTTCAAAGCTTGCTGGAAAGTTTAAACCTCAATGAAATTGCCGCAAAAATGAATCTGGATTCCGTTCTTGGCAAATCTAATCTTGTAAAGGTAATAAGCAATATTGCATATGCATTTATTATTATAATGGGATTAATGACAGCAGTGGAACAGCTGGAGTTTACACGGCTGTCTAAAACCATTAACATTGTTCTAAACTATGCCGGGAACATAATATTTGGATTAACTATTCTGGCAATTGGAAGCTGGATAGCAAACATTGCGTATAACAACTATACGAAGAAAGATACCGATAAGTTTGTAGGAACAATTATTCGGGTTGCTATAATGTCGGTATTCCTTGCTATTGGTTTAAATGCAATGGGTATTGCAGAAGATATTATAAACCTTGCATTCGGAATATCACTTGGTACTGTGGCATTGACTATAGTACTCTCATTCGGATTAGGAGGAAGAGAAGCCGGTGGAAAATTTATGGACAGGATATTAGATAAGTTTAAATAA
- a CDS encoding MBL fold metallo-hydrolase, with amino-acid sequence MIIHHLRSATFVIEKDNDFILIDPMLGKKGSIPPFAFFRHKIRRNPYVELPANSTEILNKVTHALITHLHPDHLDDAGYKFLKEKNIPVICSKLDEKKLLKKGLNITQKLNYWEPQEFLGGKITGTPAVHGYGFIAKLMGNVMGFNIQFKDNSSIFISSDTIYTKDMDKVFKDLNPKLSVLAAGSAQFDFGGPLLMKPDDLIKFIKNFPNKVYANHMDAVNHCPTTRIKLKELLEKHGLTDKAFIPNDGESFEFISV; translated from the coding sequence ATGATAATACATCATTTAAGAAGTGCGACTTTTGTAATTGAGAAAGACAATGATTTTATTTTAATCGATCCAATGTTAGGGAAAAAAGGTTCAATACCTCCTTTTGCATTTTTCCGCCATAAAATAAGACGCAATCCTTACGTAGAGTTGCCTGCCAACAGTACAGAGATACTTAATAAAGTAACACATGCGTTAATTACTCATTTACATCCTGATCATTTAGACGATGCAGGGTATAAGTTTCTGAAAGAAAAAAACATCCCCGTAATTTGCAGTAAACTTGATGAAAAGAAGCTGCTAAAGAAAGGCTTAAATATTACCCAAAAATTGAACTATTGGGAACCTCAGGAATTTTTAGGTGGAAAAATAACAGGGACACCGGCTGTTCACGGTTATGGTTTTATTGCAAAATTAATGGGAAATGTAATGGGCTTTAATATTCAGTTCAAAGATAATTCAAGTATTTTTATAAGCTCTGATACTATTTACACAAAGGATATGGACAAAGTTTTTAAAGATTTAAATCCAAAATTGTCAGTACTTGCAGCAGGGTCGGCTCAGTTCGATTTTGGCGGACCATTATTGATGAAACCGGATGATCTCATCAAGTTTATAAAAAACTTTCCAAATAAAGTTTATGCCAATCATATGGATGCCGTAAATCATTGTCCAACAACGAGAATTAAATTGAAAGAATTACTGGAAAAACATGGATTAACTGATAAAGCATTTATCCCTAATGATGGAGAATCTTTTGAATTTATTAGCGTTTAA
- a CDS encoding NAD(P)-dependent alcohol dehydrogenase, with amino-acid sequence MKAVTCTKYGPPEVLQLKELEKPIPKDNEILIRIFTVAVATEDPLQRKGKPYFTRVIIGFTKPKKSILGTEFAGEIEAVGKDVKQFKIGDRIFGSTGSNFGCYAEYVCISEAGLLSIKPPNITNEEATPVCSALTAWNFLKVKANIRSGQKILINGASGSVGSAAVQIAKVFGMEVTGVCSTANLEMVKSLGADRVIDYTNEDFIKNGLTYDVIFDVAGKSSFSKCKNSLKQRGIYLNPVLTLSILFQMFWTTMFNSKKVKFSATGLRPLPERLANLKDLIKLFETGKLKTFIDKSYKLEQIVEAHRYVESGHKRGNVVINVV; translated from the coding sequence ATGAAAGCTGTTACTTGTACTAAATACGGGCCGCCAGAAGTTCTTCAGCTCAAAGAATTGGAAAAACCTATTCCGAAGGACAATGAAATACTGATAAGAATATTTACGGTAGCTGTAGCAACAGAGGATCCTTTACAACGAAAGGGTAAACCGTATTTTACAAGAGTTATTATTGGTTTTACAAAACCAAAAAAGTCAATACTTGGAACTGAATTTGCCGGAGAGATTGAAGCAGTGGGCAAAGATGTAAAGCAATTTAAAATAGGTGACCGGATTTTCGGATCTACCGGTTCAAATTTTGGGTGTTATGCCGAGTATGTCTGTATTTCTGAAGCGGGTCTTTTGTCAATAAAACCCCCTAATATAACCAATGAGGAAGCTACCCCTGTCTGTTCGGCATTAACAGCATGGAATTTCCTTAAAGTAAAAGCAAATATTCGGAGTGGACAAAAAATTCTCATTAATGGTGCTTCAGGAAGTGTAGGTTCAGCTGCAGTACAGATTGCCAAAGTGTTTGGGATGGAAGTTACAGGGGTATGCAGTACCGCTAATTTGGAAATGGTAAAATCATTGGGAGCTGATAGAGTAATTGATTACACTAATGAAGATTTTATTAAAAACGGCCTGACATACGATGTTATTTTTGATGTGGCAGGTAAGAGTTCATTTTCAAAATGTAAAAACTCACTTAAACAAAGAGGAATCTACCTTAATCCTGTTCTTACACTTTCAATACTTTTTCAAATGTTTTGGACTACTATGTTCAACAGTAAGAAAGTAAAGTTTTCGGCTACAGGACTCCGACCACTTCCGGAGCGCCTGGCCAACCTCAAAGATCTTATTAAACTTTTTGAGACAGGAAAGCTAAAAACATTCATAGATAAAAGCTATAAATTAGAACAAATTGTAGAAGCTCACAGATACGTAGAAAGCGGACACAAAAGAGGAAATGTAGTGATAAATGTAGTTTGA
- a CDS encoding alpha/beta fold hydrolase: MKKKLLKLLKVIFGLYIVLCVLLYSFQEKLIFFPQKLEKNYQFNFDQEFEELNIKASDGKLLNGLLFKADSTKGLIFYLHGNAGSLSSWGNVANTYTDLNYDIFIPDYRGYGKSEGKISGQEQLFNDNQTLYNELKKRYKEENIIILGYSIGTGPASKLASENNAKQLILQAPYYNLTDMMRRRFSFIPTFILKYKFATNEYLKNCKTPVSIFHGNQDRVIYYGSSLKLKEEFKTKINLIILDGQGHNGMTENINYKTELKNILTE, encoded by the coding sequence ATGAAAAAGAAACTATTAAAATTATTGAAAGTAATATTTGGTCTTTACATTGTTCTGTGTGTTCTCCTATACTCTTTTCAGGAGAAATTAATTTTCTTCCCTCAAAAACTGGAAAAAAATTATCAATTCAATTTTGATCAGGAATTTGAAGAGCTAAATATTAAAGCAAGCGACGGAAAATTACTGAATGGCCTGTTATTTAAAGCTGATAGTACCAAAGGTTTGATTTTTTATTTACACGGAAATGCAGGCTCTTTAAGTTCGTGGGGAAATGTTGCTAATACTTATACCGACTTAAACTATGATATATTTATTCCAGACTATAGAGGTTATGGTAAAAGTGAAGGGAAAATAAGCGGACAGGAACAATTATTTAATGATAACCAAACCCTTTATAACGAATTAAAGAAAAGATACAAAGAAGAGAATATTATCATTTTAGGATACTCTATCGGAACCGGACCAGCCTCGAAACTGGCTTCTGAAAATAATGCTAAACAATTAATTTTACAGGCACCATACTATAACTTAACCGATATGATGCGTCGTAGATTTTCTTTTATTCCAACATTTATTCTAAAATACAAATTTGCTACGAATGAATATTTGAAAAATTGTAAAACTCCGGTCTCAATTTTTCACGGAAATCAGGACAGAGTAATTTATTACGGTTCTTCATTGAAACTAAAAGAAGAATTTAAAACAAAAATAAACTTAATAATCTTAGACGGTCAGGGGCATAATGGAATGACCGAAAATATAAATTATAAAACAGAATTGAAAAATATATTAACGGAATAA
- a CDS encoding DUF6265 family protein gives MKKATIYFSLIAITILSLSACKNISDKKNEAQKNETPILTENFDWLLGKWQRTNEEEGKETFENWDKKSEIEYNGIGFTIQNNDTVKQEKIKIIRKGEKWNLEVISPGETDWTKFEITSLEKDKFTCENPELEFPNKIKYWKEGNKIKASVSGKDLEIPFEFKKVKP, from the coding sequence ATGAAAAAAGCTACTATATATTTTTCGCTAATAGCAATTACTATTTTATCCCTAAGTGCATGTAAAAACATCAGTGATAAAAAAAATGAAGCACAAAAGAATGAGACTCCAATATTAACAGAAAACTTTGACTGGTTATTAGGTAAGTGGCAAAGGACTAATGAAGAAGAAGGAAAAGAAACCTTCGAAAACTGGGATAAAAAAAGTGAGATAGAATATAACGGGATTGGATTTACCATTCAAAACAACGACACAGTAAAACAAGAGAAAATAAAGATCATAAGAAAGGGTGAAAAATGGAATTTAGAAGTAATTTCTCCGGGTGAAACCGATTGGACAAAATTCGAAATAACCAGTCTGGAAAAGGATAAATTCACTTGTGAAAACCCCGAATTAGAATTCCCTAATAAAATTAAATATTGGAAAGAAGGAAATAAAATTAAGGCCAGTGTATCAGGAAAAGACTTGGAAATTCCATTTGAATTTAAAAAAGTTAAACCCTGA